The window tctatctatctatctatctatctatctatctatctatctatctatctatctatctatctatctagctatttATCTTTACATGGAGAGAATTTTAGGCCAACTAAAGTGCCGGTAACTATTACCGCATACTTCTAGTTttacaataattgtttatattctACTGTAAATAGCATTGGCTTTTTCCAATAATATAGATTCACTTGCCCAAACGTCAACTCCAAAAAGTATCTACCATCATTTGCAGAAATACCTTAATCTCAAAACcgtaaaacacattttataacatttaaacaaaataaactttctataaaacaactacttttcttttgttaaaaatttgctaaataatTGCAACTAATTTATCCATCTTcactttaatatacaaaaagtaaacaaaccAACACACAAACACTAACAATAAATactgtattgtttttgtttaacttgACAAGTGTATTGGAAAAATGGCGGCAATTGTAAGACTTTTTCTCtcacaattttaaagcaaaattacattgtttttgaattataaaaaaataattttcttaaatctcccaaaaatataataaaccaaaaagaaaatgttcaagCTTTTAGTTGGTTTTACTAAAACAATCCAATGTTGTTAAATTCTAACTTGAGCAGAAaggaagtaatatttttttttaaacatttcatgaAAAAACATAACTgcggtatgtatgtatgaatgtatgtgtgtatatatgcaTAAAGATTTATCCGAATTCTAACAAAAGCTTCGTTATTAACTTGTCATTAGTTAATAGTCGGTGGTCGGTGTGTTAAGAACGTTTTTCTTAAAGAAGTTTTAGCTttgtgttaataaaattttatttaaatttataaataattaagataataaaaatatattttttttaaaataaagttaataaagtGTGTTGTAAGAAAAATTTGTAGTTATAACCAAAAAGTGGTATATAttgctttaatattttctgtaaaaaaagtgtaaaatttaataagatgCAATTGGCGCCATTTTCCCCTTGCACTTGTCAAATTAAAGAAAGCAAATGAGtatttaatgttattgtttgtgtgattgtttacattttgttttaaagtaaatgaaaatttttaaatttaatatataaaagaaaggaagttaaattgttgtaattataaatttgttataagaaATTCATCGAaagtttattatgttttaatgttgttaagaagtaatgttttttaaaatgcaAAGTGTTTTGgccattttttgataaaatagttTCTGGGGAGGATGTTTGACACAATTATACTTTTTAGTGTTGGCGGTTTTTACAGGTAAgtctaaattattataaaactagtcaaatttttagaaaatactttgaagttattaaaattttaattaaaacctttttacaaacaataaaaaaatgttatttttaatataaattaagtaatttatttatttccgcaaattaaaacaaaatgtttattattttgaaattaaaaatgatgaaactaaaaaaataaaaaaataatattctactgaaaaagttacaaaatactaaaaacaatgtaaaaatttttagaaaaaaaaaactacaattaaaaCTAAAGACTATGAAGCCACCATTTGTTTTCGACCCGCACACTGTGAGCCACATAAAACAATGTCAGCATAGATCAAACGATCTCGACTAAATACTAAAttcttaacattttcaaaagtgGCCAAGGCAGCACGTTCCAATACTACATCGCCATAACACAATTTACCACAGGCACACTTGGGAGCTTCTGATAAAATATCCACTAAAATCCATGGTAAACTGGCCGTTGAATAAGGCAATTTATGTTGGCACACAGAGCGTGAAGCCAACAGCCATAGGGGAGTGGctgtatgtaaattttgtacCGATGAACAAGCATTggaatttgtagttttttgttcTAAATCGTATTCTTTTTGTGGCTGAAAGTTATTGCCCCATACATCTAACATCTCTAGGCGATTGTTGTTAAAAGCAGCCGGCAGTGACTCCAATTGATTCGAAGACATGTGCAAAAAACGTAAGCTACGCATGCGTCTTACACCAAATGGTATAcgtttcaataaattattattgattttcaaAGTCACTAGTTTttccaatttaattaaaactggtGGAAAATATTCTAGTTTATTGGCCGAGAGATCTAGCTCTCTTAAAGATTCTTGCAGATTTTTGCCCTGCAACCATTGCCAGCAATTTTTATCACccaaattattgttgtttaaatgtAGTTCAGTCAATTGTAGTCGGCCCATTTCATTGGGTATCTAACAATAGAATATGAAACAAATTACACATTATACATTACATTTCCTTAAAACATTTGGTAACTTACTTTTTCTATggtattaaaacttaaattcaaCATCGTCAAGTTTCTTAACGAACAAACTTCATAAGTCACCTTACATAGTTGTATGCCAGATATAGTCAAGGATTTTAAAGTTCTGGGAAAACCTTTTGTTGGATAATCTCCTCTATTTAAAACTGACATCTTTGTTTGTGGTTGCGATTTCTGTGGTATGGCTGTGGCAGCCGCTATattcattctcaaatttatggAGTCTTTGCCCTCTAAGCCCAATTTCAAAGTCTGCAGGAAACCCTTGAGCTGTATGGGATCACATTTAATCATTAAATTCTCTGCAGGCTGTATAAAACTTATGGTTGCTTTGCCATCTTtgagaaattttgtaaacattttctcTATATTATTCTTCACTTTGTAGCGTTTGCCTGTTTTGTCTTGCGGTGTGAAATGTATAATTTCTAAATCTTTTTTACTTTGGCCATTGCTATCCTTGGCTGAAGTATTGAAGCCCACCGCCAAGGTGGCTTTGACCATTCGAGGCGCCTTGCTCGTCTGTGTCAGACGATTTATTACTTGTGTCTCACAGAgtattttcattattgtttaattaattgacgtttataacatttgttattgtatttatagtgttttctacaaaaaggatttgtttcttctttatcaataacaattaaacaaaagattttacgagatttcatttatttataaaacgatttttttgcaaaataaataaaaagaaatccgCCTTTTCTGTAGGGTTTTGTGTTCTTTTGTGAAAtgtcaaacaatttttgttgtttttatgcgaTGTTGTATCTCATTTGCACAAACAGCtgttgagtttttttgt of the Lucilia cuprina isolate Lc7/37 chromosome 2, ASM2204524v1, whole genome shotgun sequence genome contains:
- the LOC111685334 gene encoding leucine-rich repeat protein 1, whose translation is MKILCETQVINRLTQTSKAPRMVKATLAVGFNTSAKDSNGQSKKDLEIIHFTPQDKTGKRYKVKNNIEKMFTKFLKDGKATISFIQPAENLMIKCDPIQLKGFLQTLKLGLEGKDSINLRMNIAAATAIPQKSQPQTKMSVLNRGDYPTKGFPRTLKSLTISGIQLCKVTYEVCSLRNLTMLNLSFNTIEKIPNEMGRLQLTELHLNNNNLGDKNCWQWLQGKNLQESLRELDLSANKLEYFPPVLIKLEKLVTLKINNNLLKRIPFGVRRMRSLRFLHMSSNQLESLPAAFNNNRLEMLDVWGNNFQPQKEYDLEQKTTNSNACSSVQNLHTATPLWLLASRSVCQHKLPYSTASLPWILVDILSEAPKCACGKLCYGDVVLERAALATFENVKNLVFSRDRLIYADIVLCGSQCAGRKQMVAS